Proteins from one Armatimonadota bacterium genomic window:
- a CDS encoding MarR family transcriptional regulator, translating into MLDIIPQVMRLIRSEIRKRKPAELSVPQFRVLAYLRHHEGASLSDLAEHTGLTLPTMSRMVDGLVARKYVTRENSSDDRRRIALRLTHNGKAAFDSAARGAQKRIAELLSKLSPEEQTTIIQAMEMLRLVVDEVKKKSV; encoded by the coding sequence GTGCTAGACATAATTCCCCAAGTTATGCGCCTGATACGCTCTGAAATTCGCAAGCGCAAGCCTGCGGAATTGTCGGTGCCCCAATTCCGCGTCCTTGCCTATCTGCGGCATCATGAAGGTGCCTCGCTCTCCGATTTAGCTGAGCACACTGGCCTTACATTGCCAACCATGTCTAGGATGGTGGATGGACTTGTCGCACGAAAATATGTAACGCGAGAAAACTCATCTGATGACCGTCGGCGCATTGCGTTGAGGCTTACACATAATGGTAAGGCGGCGTTCGACTCTGCCGCACGCGGAGCGCAAAAGCGAATAGCCGAACTGCTGAGCAAACTCTCGCCTGAGGAGCAGACCACCATTATCCAAGCTATGGAGATGCTGCGACTCGTTGTAGACGAAGTAAAGAAAAAAAGCGTCTAA
- a CDS encoding TolC family protein yields MRFFRIVCPIILLFTAGQATLNAANHSETIPLDRPLTLKECINIALQNHSSVLTAEKDVEASKAGLKQAKAGYLPDITLGTDYSKSGYEGGQVGTGLRRVGTFTNNQTTLSITQTFFDGGRTRTAVRQALAQEQIAKAEMEMAKQERVLAVTQAYFTALLTKRLADIANQSVKEAEQQREMIQARIEAGDAARVDLYPVEVQVANAKLSKLQADNNARIAANILRNVMGLGKGPELQLAEVEAPDFNIPPLEECLARALKDRPEVARSNAQIDSAKAALSLAKQQLLPVPSANLNYDRGLAGSGYDSQWSIGARLSLNVFDGGAARAAVETYKARVESLKLAYEQLNKDITTEVEEAHLNLTNALERLAASKANVELARTNLEVAREKYNQGLAIPLEIVSAQISYADALASNAQALYDCYIAHAQLEKAMGKRSY; encoded by the coding sequence ATGAGGTTCTTTAGAATTGTTTGTCCAATTATTCTACTATTTACTGCCGGCCAAGCGACCTTGAATGCCGCGAATCATTCCGAAACCATACCGCTAGATAGACCTTTAACGCTTAAAGAATGTATAAACATAGCCTTGCAGAACCACAGTAGCGTCTTGACGGCCGAAAAGGACGTAGAAGCAAGCAAAGCGGGGTTAAAGCAGGCTAAAGCAGGATATCTACCCGACATTACCTTAGGCACTGATTACTCAAAATCGGGATATGAGGGCGGCCAAGTAGGCACGGGATTGAGGCGCGTAGGCACATTTACAAACAACCAAACAACGCTCAGTATCACCCAAACGTTCTTCGACGGCGGACGCACCCGAACCGCAGTACGGCAAGCGCTCGCTCAAGAACAAATTGCCAAGGCCGAGATGGAAATGGCGAAACAAGAACGGGTGCTTGCAGTTACACAAGCATACTTCACCGCCCTGCTAACCAAACGACTTGCAGACATTGCCAACCAATCGGTCAAGGAAGCAGAACAACAGCGAGAGATGATTCAAGCTAGGATTGAAGCCGGAGATGCCGCACGAGTAGATTTGTATCCAGTGGAGGTACAGGTCGCAAACGCAAAGCTGAGCAAGCTCCAAGCGGATAATAACGCACGAATTGCCGCTAACATCCTCAGAAATGTTATGGGTTTAGGAAAAGGCCCCGAGCTTCAATTGGCAGAAGTTGAGGCGCCCGATTTCAACATCCCACCACTGGAAGAATGTCTGGCACGTGCACTCAAAGACCGCCCAGAGGTAGCACGCTCGAACGCACAAATAGATTCAGCTAAGGCGGCGCTCTCGCTTGCAAAACAGCAGCTTTTGCCTGTTCCAAGCGCAAACTTAAACTATGACCGCGGACTGGCTGGCAGCGGATATGACAGTCAATGGTCTATCGGGGCCCGATTAAGTTTGAACGTATTCGATGGCGGCGCAGCAAGGGCCGCAGTGGAAACCTACAAGGCAAGAGTCGAATCTCTAAAGCTTGCCTATGAACAGTTAAATAAAGATATTACAACCGAGGTTGAGGAGGCACACCTCAACCTAACCAACGCTCTCGAGCGGCTGGCAGCAAGCAAAGCCAACGTCGAACTCGCACGTACAAATCTTGAAGTAGCACGTGAAAAATACAACCAAGGCCTTGCCATTCCGCTTGAAATAGTAAGCGCTCAGATTTCCTATGCGGATGCCTTAGCCAGCAATGCTCAGGCTCTTTATGACTGCTACATTGCGCATGCGCAACTCGAAAAAGCTATGGGGAAAAGGAGTTATTAG